The DNA window GTACATGTACATCCTACCCCGGGGCGAGTATCCTGAGTACCAGCACTGGATGGGCCTCAACGACCGCCTCAGCTCCTGCAGGGCTGTTCACCTGGTGAGTCTGGAGGTGgtggactctctctctctccttccccttccaccCCTTTAGGCTTTTATGTAAAGGAGTTTTCTTAAGATTTTCCTACCTCTTAATGGGTGGTTGTCTCTTGTTGGCTGCTGAGACTTCAGTCAAGTGTTAGATCAGTTCATCATAAGACCACACGATTTATTTCCACTTTCTTTACCCCttatatattttaaggaataaaGTTTTCCTTACTGAACGTCAGCTGTTTTAGTCAGTACACAGTTGGGATGGGAGTTCAGATCATCTCGCTTTCAAGATGGTGGGTCCTGAACTGCTCTCTTCTCTGAGTTCCTAGCCTGCTGTTCATTTCCGTAACAGttgctgttcttttccccttgttttctgtgtttttttgttttttgtttttcagtctagTGGAGGCCAGTATAAGCTTCAGATCTTTGAGAAAGGGGATTTTAATGGTCAGATGCATGAGACCACGGAAGACTGCCCTTCCATCATGGAGCAGTTCCACATGCGGGAGGTCCACTCCTGTAAGGTGCTGGAGGGCGCCTGGATCTTCTATGAGCTGCCCAACTACCGAGGCAGGCAGTACCTGCTGGACAAGAAGGAGTACCGGAAGCCCGTCGACTGGGGTGCAGCTTCCCCAGCTGTCCAGTCTTTCCGCCGCATTGTGGAGTGATGATACAGATGCGGCCAAACGCTGGCTGGCCTTGTCATCCAAATAagcattataaataaaacaattggCATGCATTCCGCTGTTTACTGTGACGCCTCTCTTTAAACACCTTAAACAGGGACCAGTCAAGTAGTGCCCTCCACAGCACGCAGTCACATAAAGCAACTCCCTCTTCAGGTTACCGTTCTGTGTCTTTGTGCCAACCAAAATAGGATTGCATTGAAAGGATAGACAATCTTACTGCCACATGGTGGCCCTTGTTGCTTAAGGTCTATGTTAATTCACCAGGTACAGTCATCATAGCTGCCGGTTATTGTGTGCCTTCATTTTCCCATTTCTCTTCACAACAGCCCTATAAGTGAGGGGGTAGGGGGCAGTGTCTAATTGCatttcacaaataaataaattgaggcCTAGAGAAGTTCAAAAGTTGCGCAAATATACCATCTGGTGAATGGAGGAACCTGGGTTTGGTACAGGACATTTATATTTCCAAAGCCcttgtgctttttatttctaaCTCTTTCATTCAACACATTGGCTGGGGATCTCTGTGCATAATGTAAGACCATGAGAAACTGAAAAGCTAGGAAGGACAGGGCCTCCCAAAGTTCTGCTTGAGCTAGCACACCTATCAAAAATAGGCAGTGAAAACAGGGCTGTTACTTGAAAATAAtagaactctgtgtgtgtgtgtgtgtcagtcactcagtcatgtccaactctttgcgaccctatggacaatagcccaccagactcctcttgtccatggcaagaatactggagtgggttgctatttcctcctccaggggatattcctgacccaggaatcaaacctgcatctcctatgtctcctgcattagcccgcaggttctttaccactgagccacttgggaagccctgtgtggTAATTCTCTCAAAAAGTATTCATTTTGTTAACTTCCCCTGCCTTTTgtaattttgtctgttttgagtGAGGGGTTTTGATAAACCGGGGTAGAGGAATGGGAGGATGAGCACTGAGCTGCAGAGAGCTCTGGGGCCTCCCAACCTGAAGCTAACTTTTCTGATCTCCAAAACCAGCTAGCTGAACCAAATGTTCGCTCCGGTTTGTCAAACATCAACATTCTCTGGAGGCTGAGGACTAGCTGATGACTAAGGACCACTGACACTCATTTTTAGAGGTATACTTTCAGGAAGTGGTTCAGAGATACTGCTCCTCCTTTTCTGCCCAGGAAACTGGAGTGGTGGTAACAGTGAGTTAGGGCCAGTCTCTCCTCTCATATCAACTGCTGCCACGTTCCATTCCATGGCGAGTCGGCCGCAGTCTGTTCAAAACAGCCAGAAAAGCAGCTCTGGCAGCAGCATAGGAAAACAAGTGTCAGGATGACTAACCACAGCCTCAGAGAAGAAGAAGATGGCTTTTGACAGATGAAACTGAATTATCATTTCTAGATGTTAGATGCCTTTTGGTTCATGCCCTAATCCAGAAAGCAATTGCAACCATTCTCCCCAGCTGTAGAGACATCAATCAACTTGCACTTAAATGGAATTTTACTAGCAATTGATATTAGAGGTCAAGAACACGTTACGTTCTTATCAATCATTCTCAGTTCTGGTACAATATTTTGGCATTAGAGTGAGAAGCTAGCGTCTCccttcccccccaaccccctacccccacccaccccggTTCAAGCACACCCAGAAGAGCACCGATATTATTTAGAATTATTATCTCCCTCtaccttttattattttgttgctcTGAAATGGGGGATTTCAAGAAAGCTGGACAAGAGCACTCTTAGACTATTTCAGCTCTGCTTCCATCCTGAACATTCCTCAGTGACAATTCCTTTCCTCACGGAAGAGTCAGAACGGATTCCAGTCCTTCCGCTTGCACGTGTTAACTGTAAGTCACACAGTCTAATATGCATaacctcaatttccttatttgtaagatATAACAGTTTGTGGGcattaaaatgagataatatatgaaaAGTACGTAGCATCCATTATTTATAGTAGCTGTATTCTATAAAGAGTGTAAACACTGAATAGCAAACACTGAACTactttttcctaaaggaaatacaGGGTTGggttcctgtgagcctctggtcacaacATTCTTGTCAATTAATCAATgtataaccttttaaaatatgtgtttcttgtaatatatattattgatTCATTATTTTCTCTGTAAGGCACATCACAGCTTTCTTAGGCTTGGGAACACTGGACAGGACCTTAGCACTGTCTTTGGGGTGGTTCCATACAGCAAAATCATGAatcaagaaggaaataatgcaaaAACATAGAAACACTGCAAAAAGAACTCCTGTTTACAGTACAAGAGCTGGAACAAGAAGGCAGAGCATTTATTCCACCTCCACTGGGAATGCACGCCCAGGGTGACAAAGTTTTTGCTGCCGTGCTCATGTCTGAGAATGACCTCAAAAGCACCATGAGCCATGATTTGGGAATTACACATGCGCTGAAGTGAGTGGGCAAATTCACGAGTACAGAATCTGTGAATGACGAAGACTGAGTACCCTTCCCACCTTGGTGCTTGACCTGGTACCTTTCCCCAAGACATTAAGTGTTAGATCTCTGTTGTcaagtttctctgttttctgggttttgttaTTTTACTTGTTTAGCTTTTTCATAACTCTAATACCCCAGTTGTTTTCAGAAAAGTATCTCGGCATTTTGGCAGATGCTTCCTAGTTGGGAAGAAACATATCAGAATCATCCAACCCATGCTGTTGCCTTGAAAAAGAGCCACCTTCCACAGGAGTCTGGCTGTCCCTTCGTTCTCACGCCCACCTCCCTTCTGGTTCTGAGTCCCACCAGTCCCCAGGGCCAGCAGGGTCGTCCAGAgagctctctcacacacacacacacattctgttttctcactttctCCTCAGTCTGTCTTGTTTGGGGTCTCTTAGGCAACAGAGAACAGTGAATCACCAAGCTTTCTTTCCAGCCCTTTGCCTGACTAGCCCTTAGTATCCGGAGAGAAGGATCCCTCTATGCAGGGGAAGCCACTGTGTCCATGGGcacctcctccctctgcctcttcACTCAAACCTCAAACTTCAGAATCAGAGAACTGTGTGCccggaggggctgggggccttgCATACACTATAACAAGGGAGAGATAGGCTTTTTAACCCCAGTTTACAGACAAGGAACTCGGGCTCAGAGAGAATGAACAACTTGTCCAAGGTTACTGGTTCCCAAGTTCTGGTTCTTTACGCTGCACCATGCAACTTCTGCCTCTCAACCTTCACAACATAGAAGCAGGGTACCTTTCCAGTCACAACATgagctatttctttttaaatagctttatagAGATAGAATCCACACACCATACAATTCACCTGTTGAAAATGTACAGCTCAGTGGTTTTCAGTGTATTCACAGCCATAAGCAACCATCTCCACAGTCAATTTTAGGGCATTTTTGTCACCTCAGAAAGAAACCTGCACTCTTTAGGGATCACTGCccttgcccacccccacccctcagccctgGCAATCACCACTGCTGTCTCTATTTATGTATttgcctattttggacattttacaaaaacaaactcatataataaatggtcttttgtgactgacttctctTGCTTAACCAAATGTTTTCAGAAGTCATTCATGTTGTATcatgcttcattctttttatgaccaaataatattccattgtgtggatatccCACACGTTGTTGATCCATTCACCAGCTGATGAACATTTGAATCCTGTTGCTATAAACCTTCCTGCACAAATTTATATGTGGACACATAGTTTCATTTTGCCTGAGTATACACCCAAAGGGCAAATAGCTCAGGGAGCCTAAGCTATTTCTTCTTAAATGCTAGAAGCCTGTGGGGACTTGAAGCCATACAGACCTCAGTTCAAAACTCTCCTACTTTCTAGCTATAGGATTTCAGGCAAAAACAAATCTCTTAGTCTCTGTTTTcttgtatgtaaaatagagataattacACCCACTTCCCAGGGGTTTTGCTGGCACTAGAAGTGATCATAAAAGGAAATTCTTAATTCAGTGAATGATCCAAAGGAGCAGGTACTCAGTAAGGGCAGTTATTCTAAAATCCTCCCAAATACGGAATCCCTGCAGGAGCAGACGTAAGAGGAGTGGTTGGTGCTGAAAAGCTTGGAGCCCGTGGGCTGGTGGTCTCTTCAGTCCCTCCCCACTTTAATGATCCGTGAGTGTCTAAGAGATGGTGTCTGGTGAACAGGTAcagaggatggaggaagggggcGGGGGTGCGGTTTATGGAGGCAGGGGAGGATTACAGGAGAGCAGAGAACTCCTGCCCTTGAGGGGAGCAACTACTTGCACAGAAAGGGGAAGGTGATCTCTCTCACTCCATTTCTTCCCTGCCTTGTGATGCCcccttggttttctcttacctctGTAAACtatctcatttcctttctctttggtgAAATGGCTTCCTGTTTCCCCAGCACCCCAGTGGCCCTTTGTGAGTCAGCAGCCTCCGGGGCTCAGCAACCTGGTTGAATGGTTCTGGAATTGATGAGCTCCAAGGGAAAGCCTGCCAGCACTTTGTCCCCTCGGAGAGCACTGGGCAGAGATTTGTTCCCATTGTTCATGCCCCACCTCCCTGAACAGGCCACATTAGCCCGTGCGCTGACCCGTGGGCCTGGACAATGGGGGTCTGTCTGGGGTGCTGACCTCCGCGCTTCTCCGCACACACTGCGTGCTGCGCGGAGCTCATGGGGAACTTGATGACCCTGACTAGGCTAGTTCTGCAGGGTCCAGCACTCAGGACAGCAAGAGAAATCTTTAGACCGTGTGTTCCGGTAACGGGCAGGGGGCTTCCTGCAGGTTGGTTATAAACTAGAAACAAAAGCATCTTAACCACTAACAAGCTTTGGAGGCCTCCTCTAAAAGCCAGGGGTCTTTGCCATGGAGAGGGAGCTGGCTGTGTCTCAGGCTGAGTCATATAGATGCTGTTCCAGAGTTGATAGGGCCCTTTCATATGCAACTCCACATGTACCCCTCATCACAGTTATGAGAAAAAagacagtattttattttcactttacatgTGAATACACAGAGTCACTGAAGTGACTGTAGGGGTCGTTATAGACCTCTTGGGTCCCCACGGTCAGCAGCAGCCCTTTGGTATAATAGGTGCTCACGCCAAAAGTCTCTCCCGTGATATGACAACTTTGTAAAGATCATCTTAAGAAGGATGCATACTTTCAGAGTAGGTGGCTTCTGTGATTGAGTGAAATCGGGTGAGCAGAGGgctgctgggctggggagggatgtGTGAGTGTCAGTGAGCATGCATCAGAAAGACACATAGAGATGCTTTCTGTTCAGGCCTTGTTTTGTGTTATCTTcttcctttttgcctttcattttgcTGGTTCCTGATTGGGCCCTGCCACAACAGGACAGTCTGACAGATCTGTCAAGCAAAGTGGATTTGATGGGTTATCCTTCAggcttatttattcttttaagcaAAGCCAGTTCATGAAAAGTTTCAAATGTACAAAACAAGTAAATTAGGGGGAGAATATTAACTTTAAAGTGGCTACTTACAGGGGTCTTTTAaaagtttacatttaaaatttcagcAAAATGCAATGCTCATGGAAGGCTTACTATCAGAGAGTTGTGTGTTGAGTGAGAATCTATCACATGGTACATGAAGCTGAGGTACCCAGACTTATCAAAGAAGATACTCTGTCTGAGTCTGTGACGGTGTCTTCCTGTTCTTACACCCTGAAAAGAGGACCCTTCTCTGCCTTAGGGCCCACACTTTAGAGTatcctgtgctgtgtgtgctaagtcgttccAGCTGTGTCCGatcctgtgtgaccccatggactgtagcccaccaggttcctctgtccatggaattctccaggcaaaaatagtggagtgggttgctatgcccttctccaaggaatcttcctgacccagagattaaacctgtgtctcttatgtctcctgcattagctggagggttctttaccactagcaccacctgggaagccccagaaggatCCTACATATCACAAACTCCAAAATACAAACTGTTTTCTGCATTTCTGTCTaaatctctgtctctgtgtgtctttctctGGTTTGGTAACCAACTGGATAATGGTAATTACAGGAGAGGGTCACTTAGGCTGAAATGGATACACTAGaccagggaagagggagaaaatcACAGTCTCTGTCCTGGGAAACCAGAGAAACAGGGTctgattcatgtttttatttacttgtttgggAAGGGTAGCttcattaagggcttccctgatggctcagatggtaaagaatctgcctgcaatgtgggagatgcagatttgatccctgagtcaggaatacccccctggagaaaggaatggttacccactccagtattcttgcctggagagatggttagatagcatcactgatgcaaaggacatgaatttgagcaaactccgggagatggtgacagacagggtagcctggcacgctgcagtccatggagtcacagagagcacagagtcagacacaacttagaaacaACATGCTTcattaaattcacccttttaaagtattTGCCTTGATGAGTTTTGATAAGTGTCTACAGTTGTGTAACCACCTGCACGATCAAGGTCTAGACCACTTTCATCACCCAGTTAAATTCCCCTCTGCCCCCTTGCAGCCAATCCTCTCCACCCTTCTTGCTCTGGAACCACTGATCTGTCTTATCTCCCCATAGCCCCCTTCTAGAAAGTCATGAAGGTGGATCATGCAGCCTGGAGCCTTCTGTGCCTGGATTCTTCTCTTAACATGATGCTTCTGTGATATATCTGACATGTTGCATATTAGTAGTCTATCTTTTTAAGTTACTGAGTGGTGTTctactgtatggatataccacattttgctttaTCACTTACCAGCTGAAGGAAATTGAGTTGCTTCCAGAAGGCCTGCTTTGTTGACAGTCACTTCCTATCACACAAAGAAGGCATTTAGCCAAAGCAGTTTCTATAAGAtaactctttctcttctctgtactTGGGTGATGTGGTTTAGGGAGGTACTTAGAATTGCCTGGAATTCCTGGTTTGGCAAAATGACAGTCAGACTCAGAGAGAGGAACCTGCTTACCTCAGCTCCCTGGGGACCTTGACTAGGTCTGTCCCTATCGGTTCTGAGTGTCTAGTCACCAACTGGTAGTCCTGGGCCCAGGTCCAGCTAATGCCGTATCCTGGTCACAGGTTCACAGGTGGTGAGGCTGACCCAGGGGAGAGCTTACCACTTTTAGTCTCTGGGAGGCAAGGGTGGTGCTGGGGAATAGGCTGCGAGGCCCAGGCCCGTTGAGGGAGTAGCTTTGTTCACTGTCTCCATGTTTAGCCATCTGGGTGTATGGGCCTCTGTTTTCACTCTTGCTCTGGGCCTGCTCCTGCTGGTAGCTGGGGAGGCCGGCCTGGGGCCTCCTCATCAGCAAATGTTGCCTCTGCACTGGTGGCCCTCTAGTGGCACAGAGGACACAATTCTGTGTCTAAAAGCACCTGCTCTGCCTCCAGAGCATAGCTCCTGTGCCGGGAGGATCTTAGCTCATTGTTCCATCTGGTCCCCCGACTGCTGGCAGCTGTCCGGCCAGGAGAAAACAACCCGTGCTTGGCAATCCTCCCCGGCGTCCTGATCGGCTGCCTTGCTCACCCCCCACAGCAGCTGTTTCCTCCTCAccaccctccaggctccccaCACACCCTGTCTCTCCAGATACCTCCACCTCCTACTCAGTGGGAACAAGAAAGACCACAGGGCCAGGCTTactcagccccctccccacttcccacaGGATTCTTCCTGTCTCCACAACATCAGGGGTCCCTGACATTTTGTTCTGGTCAAGGGTGGAttcacctttctctctctccacataaAGACTCCCGTATCTATGTCTCCTGGGCCACAGGCTCCAGCTTTCATCTTGTCCTTGTCTCCTCCCATTTCTGCTCGATCACAAAATCCTAACTTCCGTGGATTCCTCCAAGGCTCCCCTTCTGACCCTCTtccccccccacccgcccccgcccccgacacacacacacctgtgcctCTGCTCATCATCCCCTCTCCCGACCCCAGGCCTCCAGGCTTCTCTCGCTCCTCGCCCGTCCATCAGCCTTCCTGTGTTCAGAGTGTTCTTTCAAAACCACCGTTGTGATTGTGTCACTTTCTCGATTGAAACCCTTCTGGTGAATTTCTCAGGTTTGGAGTGTTCTGAAccaaatcaatgcaaagaaatagaggaaaacaacagaatgggaaagcatAGAGATCTcttaattagagataccaagggaatatttcatgcaaagatgggttcgataaaggacagaaatggtagggacctaacagaagcagaagatattaagaaggggtggcaagaatacacagaaaaactgtacaaaaaagatcttcacgaccaagataatcacaatggtgtgatcactcacctagagccagacattctggaatgtgaagtcaagtgggccttagaaagcatcactacgaacaaagctagtggaggtgatggaattccagttgagctctttcagatcctgaaagatgatgctgaaatATAATGCTGATAATCCTGAGAGataatgtgaaagtgctgcactcaatatgccagcaaatctggaaaactcagcagtggccacaggactggaaaaggtcagtttttattccaatcccaaagaaaggcaatgccaaagaatgctcaaactaccacacaattgtactcacctcacacgctagtaaagtaatgctcaaaattctccaacccaggcttcagcaatatgtgaaccgtgaacttctagatgttcaagatggttttagaaaaaggcagaggaaccagagatcaaattgccaacatctgctggatcatggaaaaagcaagagagttccagaaaaatatctatttctgctttattaactatgccaaagactttgactgtgtagatcacaataaactgtggaaaattctgaaagagatgggaataccagaccacctgacctgcctcttgagaaatctgtatgcaggtcaggaagcaacagttagaactggacatggaacaacagactggttccaaataggaaaaggaatacgtcaaggctgtgtattgtcaccctgcttatttaacttatatgcagagtacattatgagaaacactgggctggaagaagcacaaactggaatcaagattgccgggagaaatatcaataacctcagatatgcagatgataccacccttctggcagaaagtgaagaggaactaaaaagcctcttgatgaaagtgaaagaggagagtgaaaagttggcttaaagctaaacattcagaaaacgaaaatcgtGGCATggatggaaatagatggggaaatggaaatagatggggaaacagtggaaacagtgtcagactttatttttgggggctccaaaatcactgcagatggtgattgcagccatgaaattaaaagacgcttactccttggaaggaaagttatgaccaacctacacagcatattcaaaagcagagacattactatgtcaaaaaaggtccatctagtcaaggctatggtttttccagtggtcatgtatggatgtgagagttggactgtgaagaaagctgagcgccgaagaactgatgcttttgaactgtggtgttagagaagactcttgagagtcccttggactgcaaggagatccaaccagtccattctgaaggagatcagccctgggatttctttggaaggaatgatgctaaagctgaaactccagtactttggccacctcatgcgaagagttgactcattggaaaagactctgatgctgggagggattgggggcaggaggagaaggggacgacaggggatgagatggctggatggcatcactgactcgatggacgtgagtttgagtgaactccgggagttggtgatggacagggaggcctggcgtgctgcgattcatggggtcgcaaagagtcgtacacgactgagtgactgaactgaactgaactgaaccaaatccAGACTTCCCAGGCCATGCCCCACACCCCCATGAGGCAGCACCCTCTGCCACTGGCCTGGGGTGCTGTTGTGCAGTGACTGTGCAGGGCCTTCCAGCCATGTGGAGAAAGGGGCTTGGGGAAACCCCAGGCCCACAGAGGGGCTCACAGGCCTCATCTCTTTCCACTCTCCCAggctccctcacccccacctccaaccCACAGCACTCACGGTGAATCGGTGAATCACTGATAATCCTCAAAGGCAGCCTGCTGTTTCCTTCCAGGAATCACCCTCCCTACCTCACCTGGGAAAGGAATCCTTGCTATCAGCTCAGATGTTTCCTGGGGTAGGGGTAGGGGTGGGAATGAGctgggggagggcggggagggtcTCCTCTGCTGACGTCACCTCTTCCCATTTGGTTACACGCTCTCATCTGAGCTCCTGCCATTCTCCACCCTCACCACTACCCCAGTCCTCGGTATCCTCAGTCACAGTTGTCTCTCCACATTTCTCTCCTCcttagaccatgaactccttgaGGTCGGAGGCTGTATCTTGTCCATATATCACCAGGGTAGATGTCTGTTGTTATATGGACATTTACtgtgcacctactatgtgtcaggtgtTTTGTGTACATTGCCTGTACTGCTAGGCTAGGAAGAAAGATTTCTCCTGAAGACCTAAACTTAGGCATAATTTACCAAGCATAACAGCAGAGATGTTCAAAGCCATCTTTGGACAACAGAAAGACTCCTCACCCTCTGAGTTTTATTGTATCCTAATGGAAATAATTGcaggtgtgcatgctaagttgcttcacttagcatgtcctgctctttgcaaccctaagggctatagcccatcaggctcctctgtccatgggattctccaggcaagtatactggagtgggttgccatgctctcctccaggggattttcccaacccagggatccaacccacatttcttatgtctcctgcgtcagcaggcgggttctttaccactagtgtcacctgggaagccccttcatgaGCAGGGATGAGTTAATAAACAGGAGGGGTTTGGTGAGCCATGGAATCCAAGAAAAGTCGAGTGTCAGGGACAATGTTGGGTGAGTAGGTGAGAATGTCCTAGCACTGACTTTGGAAGAGGAAGCCTGGGGGTACCTTCCCAAGGACAGGAGGTGGAGGAGGCGGGTTTTTGATGGCTGGATTCTCTAGCTGACAGCTGTCAGACAAGAGGCCTGCAGCTATCCTCATCTGAATCCATGTTTTGCAAACTCGACTCTGATTCTGACCTGGCTTCTGACTAATGTGACTGTTGGTTGGGCATAAGGGCTAAGAGTTCTGTGTCCTCCAGTTGTTATTACTCATAAATTACTGTCCCATCTTTATTGCACTGATACAAGTTGGTTTCCGGACTTACAATGCTGAAGGCCAAATCTTGCACCAGGACAACCTTACCAAAGTGATGAAAGGTATTCTGTGAAAAAAACCTTAGGACACAGCAGCATTCCCAGGAGGTGACATGTCAGTGGAGCTATGTAGCTATGAATGAGAACATTTTGAATTTAGACATATGGCTATAATGGCTAACTGTAGGCTCTAGGGATAGACACAGATTCAAATTCTGGTAAATTATTTACtctttctgtgcctcaatttcctcatctactaAATGGGAAAAGTGAAACTGCCTACCTAGCTGTCATCATTTTCTCTACATCTTAGGCCTGTTCCACCATTGCTTTTCTCTACATTTTAAGCCTGTTCCATCACTGCAGTGATTCTCAGCCAGAAATGCTAAATGAGAAGTTACAGATGAGCAAGCTAAAGCTCAGAGGGTTGAAGTAACTGCTCCAGGCTCACAGAGCCACAAGCGATGGAAcccagattcaaacccaggctgtCCATTCCCTTTCTGTCCTACCCATTTTCTTACCAGGCAAGACACCATAGCTTCCAGTTTTGAACCACAGAAAGGGGCCCCAGGCCTCTACTTGCACTGGTTCCACCTGCTGCTTTAACTGAGCACTGACCTGCCACTGCTGCTGGCAATACCCTCTAGCAAAGGGA is part of the Bos indicus x Bos taurus breed Angus x Brahman F1 hybrid chromosome 1, Bos_hybrid_MaternalHap_v2.0, whole genome shotgun sequence genome and encodes:
- the CRYGS gene encoding gamma-crystallin S isoform X2; amino-acid sequence: MSKAGTKITFFEDKNFQGRHYDSDCDCADFHMYLSRCNSIRVEGGTWAVYERPNFAGYMYILPRGEYPEYQHWMGLNDRLSSCRAVHLSSGGQYKLQIFEKGDFNGQMHETTEDCPSIMEQFHMREVHSCKVLEGAWIFYELPNYRGRQYLLDKKEYRKPVDWGAASPAVQSFRRIVE
- the CRYGS gene encoding gamma-crystallin S isoform X1, which translates into the protein MNLSLKIMAYSRALLFGFILSPHKVLIPIADNQSCLPEGRCEITFFEDKNFQGRHYDSDCDCADFHMYLSRCNSIRVEGGTWAVYERPNFAGYMYILPRGEYPEYQHWMGLNDRLSSCRAVHLSSGGQYKLQIFEKGDFNGQMHETTEDCPSIMEQFHMREVHSCKVLEGAWIFYELPNYRGRQYLLDKKEYRKPVDWGAASPAVQSFRRIVE